TGAGGGCACAGGGACATCATGCTGGTCCTGCCAACAATGGAGTAACCCCGTAGGAGCAGGTGCATGGCTTCTTAGCAATCCACACATCACCAGTGACAGCATTGTTAGCGTTACATAGCACAaagtaaaaatgcaataaaaactgaGGGTTACTAATAATTTTATgatctttttaatttaaagacatACAAATACCTCTGAGCCATACAAAAACCACACACCCTACCTCTGCTTTATGATacaaaaaggggaagaaaagcaGGGCTTTCCAGGTGTGTACAAGGATTTCAATTCCAAATTCTTGATTAAAAATCTGTGTTGTCTATATTATCAGTTTCTAAAAACTAACAATACAGAATATGCATTACAGCTATTGATCAGGTTATCATTTTTCAGAATGCCATTTGATAGAGTTTCCAATTATTAAACAGTCACAAATCATAATTGTGGAAACTTGACACTATGCAAAGTTAGTCTGCTATGATCATTCTGGTGGATCTTTTACACATACAAACAtggacatttataaatatgttctgTCTGTAATTTACCAGCTTGTGCTACCTTTAACTACCATCCTTATTTTGTCAAGTAAATTGGAATGTTAACCTACCAAGGTTCCAATAGTAATTACTCAGAAACATCTTTGGATATGTACCAGTTAGTTAGTTGCATTATGGCCATTGTAGCTATTGTAGCCATTGTGGCCATGTTCTGGTCATTAGATCAGgcccttgtttatttttaatgtaaaaaggtAGCaggggttctccccagccccttttagccgggctaaccacccagcacttttcggtaaccacccggctgtttttgggtgggtactgaagagttgggtccgaatacagggcctgccacctacctacaatttctttccacccactTTGAAAACATTTCCGACTTGAATGCTGCCCGTCTTCCACCTACATGGCCTGGAGAAGGGTAATATTATTTTCCTCTCGGTGAGATTCTGGGAATGATTGGGATTTCAAATCTTGTGAAAAAGCTGCTTCTGCCTTGTATTAGTGCATAATGTTTCCAGATTTGGGGTTTCTCATTTTTACTCTGGTATCTCACCACAATGATAATAACGTCTCCCAAGGATTCTAACACTCCCTTTCCTATAGGTAAAAGTAGCTAATGGCTGCATAAAGGatgacccaataaaaaaaattaggggcaCTGCATTTTATTTGACATGCCCagatgtatttaaatgtaaaagtaggTCACATCCTGCTGTGTGTCGTGTGCTAGAAATGACAGTAAGCTGCTATTATGTTGAGTGCAGCAGCCATTCCTTGTGTTGTATTgtctgatttttgtgtatttgaccTCTGACGGTCAGTTATAAATTATTGTGAccttataaatattttccttgatGATGTGGCAAAGTCCATcaccattttattgtttgttcccTAGGACCATTTAGTTACCTCGAAGATGTCCCGTTCAAGATCGGTGACAAGTTCAGAGTGCCGGATAAAGTTGGCCTTCCTGTGGGGTTCTGTATGCCCGACATTAGTCATCTTATAAGCGAGGCCCAGGTGAGTTTCTCGTGTTATTGGATCTGTACTAGACTTTGCCATACATCTGCTTGGTACTTTACCAAATGGAAACACTTAAAGCTTTGCATTGCCCAGGCAAGGCAAAACAGGATATATATGTTAATTCTCCTCTTTCCCTCTTCTCCTTTTCCCTAAGTTACAGTATACTGGAGTCCTAGCTTTGTCAGGGCTTGGGAACTTTTTCTTTGTTACTTTGCTGGTGTTTGGCCCAGCACTGTCTCATGGAGTATTTTCTTGGATTCTGACAGTTCAGAGGGGGAATATGGGCAACTCAGTGGCTCGGGcaatatgggcagcacagtggctcagtgattagcactaggtcccagttttgaatcccgtccaggacactatctgcatgaagtttgcaggttctccccgtgtttgtgtgggtttttccTTGGGTACCCCTGTTTCcttccactttccaaaaacatgcagttaagttaattggcttcccctaatattgaacttagactgtattattcatatatgactatggtagggacattatattgtgagctcctattAGGGACCTCttgtgccatgactatggactttgtaaatcactGTGTAATATTTCGCTGCTAAACAAATACggtataataataatgggaatGAGAAAGACAACTATGTTCTACTTTATGTAGACAAAACATGGGTGAAGGTTTAGGCAGAAGAACAGTGTATGGATTTATTTCAACTAACTTGTTCTAATTCGGTCCTCTTAACTACCTGAGAACAGATATTGATCTTTAATAGAAGAATAGAAGATAATTATTATCTATATCGCTTTCTATCTCATGTTGCATCTCTCTAGCAGTCCcaagatagcagctgtgaaaacttcAAGTACTTTCACTTTGGAATACTTCTTCTTTCATTTTCCTATTGGCTAGAAATATTTACTCGCATCAACAGTAATGGCTTCAACGTACTGTAAGAGGAGGTATAATGCCATGGAATCCAGACAGACTTTGTAAGACCTTTACTTTCCGTTTGAGTTTTCACTGCTGCATCTAGATTTGCTACCCAACCATActcttttagacttttttttaacaggggtTCTTGGCCGTAGACATTCTGTCAGAATGGCTGCAATTTGTGTTCAAACAAGGTGATcagacacagtgggcctgatttattaaagctctccaaggctggagaggatacactttcatcagtgaacctgggtgatccaggttcACAGGATCTAAGCCTTTCATATTATCTTCAAAAGCAGATCCTGGCATTAAATTTGTGTCAAATAGTTTGCTgaaaattttacaattgtataaaATTATTCTTATTTTGTTTGCAGTATGACTTCTCTCTGGAGAGGAAGACCATCCAGTGGGCTGAGGAGATAAAACAGATTAAATCTGCCCAACGTGAAGCCGAACTGAAGGCAGAAGCATATCGTTCCCGAGCAGACCTTGACACTACGGGTGACAGTCAGGAAAATGATGCTTCTGGTCGTCCACCTTCCCTCAACCCTGTCCTTGTCAGCCTGCAGCATAACCACATCCTTACTCCTACCCCTGCCAATAGTAGTGCCATACCACAAAAAGTGCTGAGCCCTCCACACACCAAGGACGACTTTAACCCTGCTGACTTTGAGTGCGAGGAGGATCCTTTTGACAAATTGGAGCTAAAAACCATTGACGAAAAAGAGGAATTAAAGAACATCCTTGAGATTCATATCAGACCTGTTCAAGACCCAGATTTAAGTCAATTGGACCCCATCCAGGGCTCTCAGGCATTGATAGAAGATGAAGACGCCCTAGCTACCATCAAACATGAAGCGTTGGACTTCAAGCACTTGCGAAAACCTAATGGTTTTATCACTTTACCCCAGCTGGAGAACTGTGATCTGCCCCCGTCTTCCAAAGTGTCCCTTGCTCCCATCAACTCAGTCAGCAATATCAAATCCCTATCTTTTCCAAAACTAGACTCCTATGACAGCGACCAGACGACGGCATTCACAAGCACTACCTGCCTGCCCAACGGCACTTTCCGGGACTCTTCTCCAAACAATGGCAGTGAAGTGAATGGACACCTTACATGGGGCCAGTCCTTGCATTTAGACAAGGGGATTGAACAGCCCACCTTAACTCCTTCCTCTCTAACTGCCGTGGTATCTGTTACCGGTAAAGATGGAATAGCACGGACCTGTTTGAACAGCGATCTCAAGGTAATAGACCTCTAAAAGTTTGTATTTcgcttttatattgtattttggttTCAGTGTCGCAATTTAGTTTTTGTTAACAGAACCCAGAGGTGTTCACTGGGTGGCTCCGTGACTAGAGGTGATGGGGTGCAAATTGGTGCAAGTATAAGGTGCAAGTTCTAAGCTACACATACTTGCAGCAGTCTCCTAAATCTTCCTGTCATGGCTGAAGCCATATGTAGCTTTGGTACTCCTAGATAATGCCCATGCTTGCTCTCTTCTTTTTCCTATTCCTGTGCATTTTGTTTTGGCTAGTGGGGTGTGCATCATattaacatattaatatatatatcggtgttcaacccagaaccttgtattgtgacccaactcttcagtaaccacccaaaagcagccgggtggtgcgcccaactaaaaggggccggggagaactgTGTGTGTTCCAATGCCATCATCTCACATTTGCCCTTGCTTAAAATTTCACCCAGAAATTATATGTACAGATAGGCAGAGTTACCTGCAAACTAATTATTAATGCGATCTTCAGGGGACGCCCCAAGTGGATGATCTtgagccatcctgattggctgggccaggatgacgtagTTTCCCCGCAGGCATTTAttcagagtgatcaggcaggtaggaatgggtattgcagaagggacctcgCTTGTCCCTTTGTGCAAATAAGACcgacctaaaagtggaactttagctaTGGTTTAAAGTGTTTGTTAACCATAGCAATAAACTTCTCTTGTTTGCTTTCTATTGGtatgcaattcatattaagaattattttgggggccccaaaaaaagaacatgccggccagatttggcctgcgggccagagtttgacacccctggcatagAACAATGATCAGAAAGATAataatgcttattgcagaagggacatcacctgtgccaaatatttaaagcagaaccaaaattccactttaatataaatGTGTGGTATAACATTTGCCAAGACATTGGCTTTAAACTCAACAGCTTCTTTCTTAGATGGTCCCATTTGCAGTTCATTACTGAATATATTGTACTAAACTTATAAAACAAATCAGGTATATGCAACTGTGTTGATGATAGGTTTTACTCTGTCGGCTGGCTTCTTATTCCCTCTACCTCTCTCAGTCTGAGCTCTGATGTGAATAAAGCTGCAAAGGCTGTAAAATGCCTGGCATGAAGGACGATTTACTTTCGGCTTTTCTAGTGCTACTTATCTGGCCTACCGCCATCACATGAGGGTGCAGAGAGGAAGGTGCAGAGTCCTGAGCCGTGTGATGAGAAAGATAGAATTGAGCTGATCAGTCTGCggtttctcttttcactgtccagccACAACCTTAGGGTAGGGACCTCTGCCAGCCTAAAATTAGTTTCAAGCTTCTACTTCCAAAGCAGTTTATATTAGAAGAATCTGTGCACAGAGTGCTGAAAATTTGCTGCAAGGTGGTAGGTAGAATGATTCTAGAGCCAGGCATGGCACTGTGAAACAGCCTGAGTATGAAAGGAGTAAATATGGCTGccctatgtacatatatattaacTTACATGCTGAATAAAGGGTGAAGGCATACAGAcaagtaaaattataatttaaaagcGATCGAATTTTGCTAAATTTGTTATGTGCAGGCTCTGCCTTTTGATTCAACCTTACATAGTCGCTGATTTCATTGTGCATCTAAAAAGCATGTCCTGGCATAACAATAAAAGACCTGTCAGTCTCTAATGCCCTCTGTTCCTAATACCAGTCTTTTGCCTAAGTTTTAGGTCTTGTTAAGCAACAACAGTTTTTAATTTAGTATTAAGGGGAACCTTTTGCTTAATAATAGTGCTAAGTGTTGCAGGGTGCATTAAAGATGAACGGTCACACTCAAGCGTATGTGTATAGGTAGAAATGCGTATGCTGACATTGCTTACCTCCGTTAGTGAAGGCCCTGGATCACCATTGCAGCTGTACGTGGttactgaacattttaaaaaggggGAGGTCAGCAGTGCACCCTCCAAATTATCTCAACCTTAACATTTTAAAAGGCTGTAGATTAGCCGGCCTAAAATAACACAACGGCCCTGTGCCAAAGGCAAAGATTAAGTGACGATAAGCCAAGACAAGCAGAACTGAATGAAGTTTTGAGTCTGACGGGGTGTTAATAGGTTATGAAGTCTCTTTTTAAAGTGCTGTACCATCAGTTTCTGTGCCAGAGGAGccgacactctaatgtccccccacagtcacacattattttacatttatatagctctgacatataccgcagtgctgcacagagaacactgagccagtcccatccgTCTCtggtacagaggagctgacactctaatgtccccccacagtcgcacactactattatacatttatatagctctgacatttaccatagtgctgtacagagaacactaagcCAGTCTCATCAGCCACTGTTCAGAGGAGCTCACACTGTAAACCAGGGGTACCCAacaggtagatcgcaaaggcaacacgagtagatggcggagccctgcctttcaaaataaactctacagcGCACAGCAGTTAGGTCCAAATACCGTTCctccatgactgatgatcatttggaagtctgtctgaggctggctaccagcaactactgtccggactatgcaactttggctgattccattcagtttaagacgtccTCGTAGTACAGTAATGGCTAAATGTcgtgctgttatgcaaggtaaacaatatatagtttgaatataaagtatactccttttatttatataaataaatatatgttttgcattttcattgttgatagatcatttggacttggccattttaaaagtagctcgcaagcaaaaaaaaagtgttggcaccCCTGCTGTAAACTGAATGATTAAAAACTTTTTCAGTTGGAGAGAAGACAATTTTCCACGGCTGGTTTTCCATTATTGTCCGACCATTCATCTTTTCTTGTATTTAATTGATTCGTTAATAGTTGGATTGAGACCACACAGCACGgagcgtatttttttttttttgtaacgcATTGAATCTTTTTACCAATCAGAAATGACATCAATGCTTTCAAAGCACTCCTTGCTACTTAATGAGACCGATAGAGGGCGATCCTCCTATCCTTAATCTTCCAACTTAGAACTCATTGCGCTGTTCTCttcagtcccttttagctgggcgcaccacccggcacttttcaggaattatcctgctgtttttgggtggttactaaagagttgggtcacaatacaggggctgccacccacctacagcttcttcctaacCGGCTTAAAAACCTTCTAGATTCAACACTGAATTAAAACCGCtttgtttcttattttctttccatTATTTGCACTTTTATGTTCAATTTGCACTGatttatgtttttcattattcCTTGTACAAGTCATGACGACTCCTTTGTATTATTTCTATTAAaagttgttgtaaaaaaaaaaaaatgtgtaaacgcTTCCCTTAATGTTCTGTTTGTAGCCTCGTAGGGCTattaaaatctaatattttgttgCTACAGTGGACTGTTAACACAAAGCAGAATGTTTCCtgtagtaaacatatttttttttgttttcctttctttcacaGATGGCTCATCAGGTAATGATGTCCAAAGTGCCCAACAACATTACCAGTGTGACGCGGCTCAATGTTCCGGGCTATGGGGAGCTCCTGCAGGCGCTGTCCAGCAGCGAGAGGCAGTGTGCGGAGACCATTGTCAGTATGGGATATTCTTATGAACACGTTATGAAAGCCATGCAGAAACAAGGACAGAACGTGGAGCAGGTGACAGAGGACACTTCCTTGTTATTGTTTTCTATTGGCccccagtcacacactattattatacatttatatagctctgacatatacctttcatttctctccttctctttgcAGGTGCTGGAGTACCTGTTCATCCATTCCCAGCTGTGCGAGAAAGGCTTTGACCCTGTGCTGGTGGATGAAGCTATGGAGATGTATCAGTGTTCCGAGGAAAAGGTATAATTATTgttatgaataaacaggatttttattgtgccaacatattacgcagcgctgtacatttaaacaggggttgcaaatgacagacagatacagacaatgacacaggaggaggagaggaccctgccccgaagagcttacaatctaggaggtgggatatggaatgatgggaagtagtgagggtttaggagacagaagaagacgggtaggtgaggttgaagcgttgggttttgaagGCTCTTTTataggagcagaaagtaggagcaagatgAATAgaacgaggagaccattccagagagacggggcagctctagaaaagtcttgaccCCTGCGAAAATTATTAGAGGAGCAACTGGGGGGGTTTATGTACAGTGTATTaccaggtattattattattattttaataataaagaaaatgattgttatagtgccaacattatacgcagcgctgtacattaaataggggtggcaaatgacagatacagacagtgacacaggaggaggagaggactctgccccgaagagcttacaatctagggagtGGGGGTATGAATTGGGAAAGCTTCCTCAGAGCTGGGGGAGCTGCAATTACTGACCCTTTGGTGTCAGTGCAACATTAATGAtctggaacaaacatgcagcaaGTGAAAGCTATGACGGAATTTCCTATTCTGAGCTAGCGACTCATTGACCACACGGCggccatgttttctttttattctttattattatgcaGTGACCTGGCAGAACTGCTGCGTAACTGTTACACATAGCAAGTACAGTTATGATTTTTAGTGGACTAATGACTTTCACTCTTTTTCCTCCCAGACAATGTTGTTCCTTCAGCTGATGAGCAAATTCAAAGAAATGGGATTTGAGCAGAAAGAAATCAAAGAGGTTTTGTTACTCCATAACAACGACCAGGACAAAGCTTTGGAAGAGCTTATGACCCGGGCCGGGGCCAGCTGAACCCCCGTGGACAGCTTCAAGATGAGCTTTTTAGAAGTGGGGGGGAGAAGGCCTGTTTCAAGCTTTCCACTCCCTCTCACCCCATGGGGGGCCAGATGCACAGAGCAAACCTCTCTCTCCCCATCATGTTTCACGTTCTGCGCTTTTTTTCCCGAAAAAAAGCCAGCTGAAGTATATATTGTAAGAAGTGCCCTTTACCTTCCAAACTTTCCCCTCTTAGGAGGAATCGAGAGTTTGTGCTGAATTTTACGCGggagttttatgttttttttttttttcatttcctttgcaGTGGAACTGAGAGGTCAAAGTGAGGTGAAGAACAATTGGTGTGGAGCTGCTCAGTGCTTATACTGGAACACAGACTGATAAGGCAAAACTTTAgtgcaatgatttattttttcctgtttctgcATAGTTAGTATTACACTGGTTTGTTTGAAAAACTATCACAAGCGTAAGAGTCAAATGGCGCCCCCTGGATTCTATTTAACTCCTACAGGGGAGGTGATTGCTGATTAAAGTTGGACTCCAGCCAAAGATCATCAGGGAAGAGTTTGAAAGATTCAAATCTTGTTAGATTTTTCCAGATGTGTCCCCGTCGGGAACATTTCCTGTTGCACT
This Pyxicephalus adspersus chromosome 6, UCB_Pads_2.0, whole genome shotgun sequence DNA region includes the following protein-coding sequences:
- the UBAP1 gene encoding ubiquitin-associated protein 1 — translated: MASSKSASDLHGPFSYLEDVPFKIGDKFRVPDKVGLPVGFCMPDISHLISEAQYDFSLERKTIQWAEEIKQIKSAQREAELKAEAYRSRADLDTTGDSQENDASGRPPSLNPVLVSLQHNHILTPTPANSSAIPQKVLSPPHTKDDFNPADFECEEDPFDKLELKTIDEKEELKNILEIHIRPVQDPDLSQLDPIQGSQALIEDEDALATIKHEALDFKHLRKPNGFITLPQLENCDLPPSSKVSLAPINSVSNIKSLSFPKLDSYDSDQTTAFTSTTCLPNGTFRDSSPNNGSEVNGHLTWGQSLHLDKGIEQPTLTPSSLTAVVSVTGKDGIARTCLNSDLKMAHQVMMSKVPNNITSVTRLNVPGYGELLQALSSSERQCAETIVSMGYSYEHVMKAMQKQGQNVEQVLEYLFIHSQLCEKGFDPVLVDEAMEMYQCSEEKTMLFLQLMSKFKEMGFEQKEIKEVLLLHNNDQDKALEELMTRAGAS